The following proteins are co-located in the Vigna angularis cultivar LongXiaoDou No.4 chromosome 2, ASM1680809v1, whole genome shotgun sequence genome:
- the LOC108327169 gene encoding uncharacterized mitochondrial protein AtMg00810-like, giving the protein MSRQTTIRGRTTPTSFTALLVYVDDIVLTGNSMIEINCMKELLHKKFIIKNLGELKYFLGLEVARSKKGIHLCQRKYALDILEEIGMLGCKPSSTPFLSDTTSLYKEDSYLDDLGPYRRLIGKLLYLTNTRPDLCFSVNLLSQFMQSPTDYHYRAIQHILRYLKSKPSEGLFFSADSHMQLKAFSDSDWATCPNTRRSTTGFCIFLGSSLIYWKSKKQKTVSRSSTEAEYRALAATVCEIQWLCYLLHDFQIKESGTPALYCDNKSARHIAHNQSFHERTKHIKLDCHVVREKLQEHLLTLLPVRSDEQLADIFIKFPHRVKFKSIVPKLGLVTIHHPV; this is encoded by the exons ATGTCTAGACAGACCACAATAAGGGGCAG AACAACCCCTACCAGTTTCACTGCTCTACTTGTATATGTGGATGACATTGTTTTGACAGGGAACTCTATGATAGAGATCAACTGCATGAAGGAACTCCTACACAAGAAGTTTATAATAAAGAATCTGGGTGAACTCAAGTATTTCCTAGGATTGGAAGTAGCCAGGTCAAAGAAAGGCATTCATTTAtgccaaaggaagtatgctttGGACATACTGGAGGAGATAGGGATGTTGGGATGCAAACCTTCCTCTACTCCTTTCCTCAGTGATACAACCTCATTATATAAGGAGGACAGTTACTTGGATGATCTAGGTCCATATAGAAGGCTTATAGGAAAGTTACTCTATCTTACAAATACAAGACCTGATTTATGTTTCTCTGTTAATTTACTTAGTCAATTCATGCAATCACCAACTGACTATCACTATCGTGCCATTCAGCACATTCTTAGGTATCTTAAGTCCAAGCCCTCTGAAGGGCTGTTTTTCTCTGCTGACTCCCATATGCAGTTAAAGGCCTTTAGTGACTCTGACTGGGCTACTTGCCCCAATACTAGAAGATCCACAACAGGATTCTGTATCTTCCTCGGATCATCTCTCATTTACTGGAAGTCTAAAAAGCAGAAGACCGTTTCCCGTTCTTCCACAGAAGCTGAGTACAGAGCACTCGCTGCCACTGTATGTGAGATACAGTGGCTATGCTATCTATTACACGACTTCCAAATTAAGGAGTCGGGGACTCCTGCTTTGTACTGTGACAACAAGTCTGCGAGACACATAGCTCACAATCAGAGTTTTCACGAACGCACCAAGCATATCAAGCTCGATTGCCATGTTGTTCGTGAAAAGCTTCAGGAACATCTCCTCACCCTTCTTCCTGTGCGATCCGATGAACAGCTTGCCGACATCTTCATCAAATTTCCTCATCGCGTGAAGTTCAAGTCTATTGTTCCCAAACTTGGATTGGTGACCATACACCATCCAGTTTGA
- the LOC108328243 gene encoding homeobox-leucine zipper protein HAT7 isoform X1, producing the protein MAFPPSHSFTFHTHEEDHHHLPSTSLNAFPSLPPQHFQGGAPPLMLKRSMSFSGIENKCDEVNGDDELSDDGNFQCGEKKKRLNLEQVKALEKSFELGNKIEPERKVQLAKALGLQPRQIAIWFQNRRARWKTKQLEKEYEALKKQFEAAKADNDVLKSQNQKLQAELQAVKSRGWCENGIISLKKETEGSWSNGSDNSSDIHLELSRAPIMNNATSCQAPFPTSITQILQYSSKPDFHDDDFCNVIHNAAQQTFWPWPGQQSHHFH; encoded by the exons aTGGCCTTTCCACCTTCTCACAGCTTCACGTTTCACACGCACGAAGAAGATCACCACCACCTCCCTTCAACCTCTCTCAACGCCTTTCCCTCTTTGCCACCCCAACACTTTCAAG GGGGTGCACCGCCATTGATGTTGAAGCGGTCCATGTCGTTTTCGGGCATTGAGAACAAGTGCGATGAGGTGAACGGAGATGATGAGTTATCCGACGATGGGAACTTTCAGTGTggggagaagaaaaagaggcTGAATTTGGAACAGGTGAAGGCTCTTGAGAAGAGTTTTGAGTTGGGGAACAAGATTGAGCCAGAAAGGAAAGTGCAGTTAGCAAAGGCTTTGGGGTTGCAACCAAGACAAATTGCCATATGGTTTCAGAATAGAAGGGCCAGATGGAAAACCAAGCAATTGGAGAAGGAATACGAAGCACTCAAGAAGCAGTTTGAGGCAGCTAAGGCTGATAATGATGTTCTTAAGAGTCAGAATCAGAAATTACAGGCAGAG TTACAAGCAGTAAAAAGTAGGGGTTGGTGTGAAAATGGAATAATCAGCCTTAAGAAAGAAACTGAGGGTTCATGGAGCAATGGAAGTGATAACAGCTCAGACATTCATTTAGAACTCTCAAGAGCACCAATTATGAACAACGCTACATCTTGTCAAGCACCTTTTCCCACCAGCATCACTCAGATCCTTCAATATTCGTCAAAACCAGATTTCCATGATGATGACTTCTGCAACGTGATTCACAATGCTGCACAACAAACCTTTTGGCCCTGGCCTGGTCAACAGAGCCACCATTTCCATTGA
- the LOC108328243 gene encoding homeobox-leucine zipper protein HAT7 isoform X2, which produces MAFPPSHSFTFHTHEEDHHHLPSTSLNAFPSLPPQHFQGGAPPLMLKRSMSFSGIENKCDEVNGDDELSDDGNFQCGEKKKRLNLEQVKALEKSFELGNKIEPERKVQLAKALGLQPRQIAIWFQNRRARWKTKQLEKEYEALKKQFEAAKADNDVLKSQNQKLQAEGNMNLITDQNLGVSVTKLFFLILIQISVV; this is translated from the exons aTGGCCTTTCCACCTTCTCACAGCTTCACGTTTCACACGCACGAAGAAGATCACCACCACCTCCCTTCAACCTCTCTCAACGCCTTTCCCTCTTTGCCACCCCAACACTTTCAAG GGGGTGCACCGCCATTGATGTTGAAGCGGTCCATGTCGTTTTCGGGCATTGAGAACAAGTGCGATGAGGTGAACGGAGATGATGAGTTATCCGACGATGGGAACTTTCAGTGTggggagaagaaaaagaggcTGAATTTGGAACAGGTGAAGGCTCTTGAGAAGAGTTTTGAGTTGGGGAACAAGATTGAGCCAGAAAGGAAAGTGCAGTTAGCAAAGGCTTTGGGGTTGCAACCAAGACAAATTGCCATATGGTTTCAGAATAGAAGGGCCAGATGGAAAACCAAGCAATTGGAGAAGGAATACGAAGCACTCAAGAAGCAGTTTGAGGCAGCTAAGGCTGATAATGATGTTCTTAAGAGTCAGAATCAGAAATTACAGGCAGAG GGGAACATGAACTTAATTACTGATCAGAATCTAGGGGTTAGTGTTACTAAACTGTTTTTCTTGATCTTGATTCAGATATCTGTAGTATGA